A genomic region of Salvelinus namaycush isolate Seneca chromosome 7, SaNama_1.0, whole genome shotgun sequence contains the following coding sequences:
- the LOC120051062 gene encoding tripartite motif-containing protein 35-like, giving the protein MAAKLSLPEEDLCCPVCCDIFKDPVILSCSHSYCNECLQEYWRQREVNECPVCRKRFSSGAAHRNLALRNLCEAFLQERSQKEEGGASAGSEVVCSLHGEKLKLFCLEDKQPACVVCQTSRKHANHKFCPVDEAAQDYKKELKSVLKVLQEKLKVFDAVKLTCDKTEQHIRSQAQHTEKQILEEFKALHLFLRDERVVRIAALKEEEERKSRLMKRKIEEMSREISSLSDTIRDIEVELRGEDIVFIQSYQAIKERALECTPTDPERVSGALIDVAKYLGNLKFRVWEKMQEIVQFTPVILDPNTVHPHLILSSNLISLRHSTETPQLPDNPERFDKYRSVLGSEGFNSGTHSWDVEVGDSMLWSVGVVTEWKGATSSTRGHWRVDNNKGVFKARSSSNQSVPLSNRLRPQRIRVQLDWERGKLSFSDPVNNTHLHTFTHTFTKILFPCFCSKHLRILPEKVSVVVEQHS; this is encoded by the coding sequence ATGGCTGCTAAATTGTCTCTCCCAGAGGAGGATCTCTGCTGTCCTGTGTGCTGTGACATCTTCAAGGATCCTGTTATCCTGTCATGTAGCCACAGCTACTGTAATGAATGCCTACAGGAATATTGGAGACAAAGAGAAGTGAATGAATGTCCCGTATGCAGGAAAAGATTCAGCTCAGGAGCAGCTCACCGTAACCTGGCTCTGAGGAACCTGTGTGAAGCCTTCTTACAGGAGAGAAGTCAGAAAGAGGAGGGTGGCGCTTCAGCAGGGTCTGAGGTGGTCTGCAGTCTGCACGGTGAGAAACTCAAGCTCTTCTGTCTAGAGGATAAACAGCCTGCATGTGTGGTGTGTCAGACTTCTAGAAAACACGCAAACCATAAGTTCTGTCCCGTGGATGAGGCTGCACAGGACTACAAGAAGGAACTCAAGTCTGTGCTGAAGGTCTTACAGGAGAAGCTGAAGGTCTTTGATGCAGTGAAACTAACTTGCGATAAAACAGAACAGCACATCAGAAGCCAGGCCCAGCACACAGAAAAACAGATTTTGGAGGAATTTAAAGCGCTTCACTTGTTCTTAAGAGATGAACGGGTAGTCAGGATTGCTGCactgaaggaggaagaggagaggaagagtcgGCTGATGAAGAGGAAAATTGAAGAGATGAGCAGGGAGATATCATCCCTTTCAGACACAATCAGAGACATAGAGGTGGAACTGAGAGGGGAAGATATCGTGTTTATACAGAGTTACCAGGCTATAAAGGAAAGAGCCCTGGAGTGCACACCAACGGATCCAGAGAGGGTTTCAGGAGCTCTGATAGACGTGGCCAAATACCTGGGCAACCTGAAGTTCAGAGTCTGGGAGAAGATGCAGGAGATTGTTCAGTTCACTCCTGTTATTCTCGACCCCAACACTGTTCACCCCCATCTCATCCTGTCTAGCAACCTGATTAGTTTGAGACATAGTACGGAGACACCACAGCTTCCTGACAACCCAGAGAGATTTGATAAGTACCGATCGGTTCTGGGTTCTGAAGGCTTTAACTCAGGGACACACAGCTGGGACGTTGAGGTTGGGGACAGTATGTTATGGTCTGTTGGTGTGGTCACAGAGTGGAAGGGGGCCACTTCCTCAACGAGAGGACACTGGCGTGTAGATAATAACAAAGGAGTATTTAAAGCTCGCTCCTCATCGAATCAAAGCGTCCCTCTCTCAAATAGACTGAGACCCCAGAGGATCAGAGTGCAGCTGGACTGGGAAAGAGGAAAGCTGTCATTCTCTGACCCTGTTAATAACACCCACCTACACACGTTTACACACACTTTCACCAAGATACTTTTTCCCTGCTTTTGTAGTAAGCATCTGAGGATTTTACCAGAGAAAGTCTCTGTTGTAGTGGAACAGCATAGTTAG